In Larimichthys crocea isolate SSNF chromosome XI, L_crocea_2.0, whole genome shotgun sequence, the sequence CAATCTTCCCAAATAGACAAAATTTAAAAGCCAACAGAAAGTCTTCCTCTCTTTTAGAGTTATAAAGGTTTCTAGCTTACAGGTTTGTTTTCAGGGTATGCGGTCTGCTGAATATGCATGTATCTTCCACTTGGCCCATAGACTTTACAACTGTGATGACGTCGCAGATTTTCaatcactcttttttttaatatagtttttatataaaactcCATGGATCAAAAATTCCTAATAGAAAGAGTAATTGACCTTATTTGGCAGTTTTAGGTgtcctgtcaacagttttacagatgtCTCTTTTATAATGGTGGTCTGTCGGGAAAATTCTTTTTGGGCTGCAGGGGCATTTTTTGCTGCGATGGCttgttgcacagcagacatatTAAGGAAAACCATGGTCTacctacatttttttaatgacagtAATGACAATTCATGAGGGCCACTGGAAAAATTGGAAACAGGGCGTTGTATCCATGCCTAGAACACCTGAGAGGATGGAAGAAATGGAGCTTGTTCAGTGACATATACTGTACGtacataaataaagttacattgCATAATGTAACATGAATTAAGTACTTTTCATAGTTAATGGTGTGAAGAGTTCGCAATTTGCACATTTATGGGAAATGACGATCACATTTTACTCCTTTTtcgtctttctttttctttaatttgcaACTGTGAGGAGCAcagccaaaatataaatataaaacatatgtacagctTATATTTGTGTACATTTCACAATGTCCATGGTCCTTCCCTGTCCGCTACATAGCAAAAATGGTGACCACCGAGGCAGAGAAGTATCCAGCATTTGTATCCAGTGCGCACTCAGCTTTTTGTTCTCATGCATTTTGTCATAACTGACAGTATGAATGCtcttatgtactcaaaatagtgtaaagtgtaagtatggaagtatgtgaattgagacacagcacagCTTGTGGCAACATCTcttaaaataatgtattttctaCTTAATTGCTATCTAATTATCTTGTTGTGGAAAATATAGGTCAAGTATTTAGTATTTTCTCAATCTATGCACAAAAGTCACTTTCTTGCTATGTCATTTGGCCTTAAGAGCATTGTTGAAATTCTTTCAGCCATTGAAGCATTCTCATCTGCCACTTGCCACGGACTGACTGTAAATTCaatcttttttgtttctatCTGATGACAGATCAGAAACTTGTATGGtcaaagcagcacagaaaagcattaatattaatgatgagCAATAAATATCAACAATCATATCAAATATAGTTTAAAGGCTTTAGACATCAAGTATATAATTAATGTCATGCCGGACAGAAAAATTGGCCATAATGAACATAATACTTGGATCTCAATGGCCATGATCCAATAAGAATGATTAAAGTGAAACTCTCCTCACATTTGCTGATAAACTAATAGGGAGGTCAGAGAGAGCGCTCATTAATACACGTGTGACATCCCTGCTATGacaggtcaaaatgtctgctgtgcaaccagttcATTAGGGATGACAACATTGGTTTGTTCAGTCAGACCAGTTggttcaccactttggtccacaGTCAGCTATCTTCAGGCTTGACTTATTCATGTGCTAATGCCTAATATAATTTCTGTGATTCTTACCCAATGCAATcgtctgtgttgtttcagtctCAGAAGGGGATTTATAGCTGGGGTTTTCCACCAGTGAGTGTGTATACAAAATAAGAAAGATAACATGTGATCTGTGGAAAACCcagcatactgtatgtctcaCTGCATTAGACTGAAGCCTCatcaaaaaaaacataaccaatTAACAGAATGAAATGATTGATCAGGTCTCTGATTGATTATTATTGGAGGGTGAAAACGTTCAAAGCAGTCCAGGCTCGTTACATAACACTTAGGTTACCCATTTACTGCCAGTATAGAACTTATccttaattacacacacacacacacagacacagtgggaTTCATAATTAAGCTGACTCAGGATGCAGGGTTTGGTTGAAGAGAACGTCTGCTAACTAGACAGTGCACTATAAGTCTAAATGAGACAAGCTGGAACATGAACCAGTCTTGTGTGAACAACAAGGTCTAGAAGTCCcattatgtctttgtttgtccaccacacaaacacacacagacacatattcTTTATGTTGATTATTTAATTCTGTTTATCGATTATTTAGATTTATGTCTTAAATACTGTGCTTAAGAGTTTTTCATCCAAACCAAAGtgaccattttttttgttaagatGTCGCTTTCACTAGTCTCCCTCAACCTCTTTTGTGCATTGGTTACTCTGAAGCAGGAAGTTTCCACAAGTATGTTATATTTAAAAACTTACACTGTGAACGCTTTGagaattttattaaattttctaaataaatactaTGATTATACACACATAACCATTTATATCACTGCTTTTATTCTAGTCAAGCTATGGTATTTCTATCTCAGTATCTcaattatatataatttcttGAAGAGATAACAAGGACCTTGACATATATCCTCAGAATGTTCACACCTCTCATTAATGAGAGGCAAAACATCACTGGAGGTAAAGGCTTACAAATGGGTAATAGGGGAGATGTTACGGAAGATGTCATTAAGCTGATTTTTTCAAGTCAAAATATGGCGCTGCCAGTTGAaccacaaaatgacaaaaatgagGTGGAAAACAAGTGTCAAAGGATATAAATGAGCTCCTGCAGGGATTGCATTTGGTGTTGTCAGCCACTGGAAAAACATGTCACTGCTTTAAATCAGATGCTGGTCTCAAGATGAAGCTTTGAAAAGCTCAGAGGTAAAACTTTAATGATTCCCTGCCTTCAATGTTTCCAGCATCctcttgttttccttcctctaTAATGAGCACAGCCAATCACCAATCTAGATACTTGCCACCTCTGAGAACTTGATAACAAGGGATTCTGGTCAGTGATGCGACAAAGTGGGGCGAGACGGACGGCACTACAACTTCTCTCCATGGTGGAAAGTCATATCTCTATCTCCTTACTTCTGAGGCAAGAACACGGAAGGGACATATTCTGTTTGATCTAGCTTAGTTTCAACAATGGTTTTTGTCATCATCGACCTCCTGATCTTAAGAGTCATTGTTTCTTGCATAGGAGTTATTGGTAATTCAGTTCTCATCCTCTCCACTTTTCAGACCAAATTCTCACGAATTAAATCCTTTGAGTTGTTTCTTTTGGCACTGGCTTCAGTCAACTTGGAGGAACTTCTTATCGTGAACATCTATGACCTTCTCATCTTCCAGACCTCCATCGTCAAATCCGGCACTTGGATGTGTCGCACATTTAAGTTCCTGACTATGTTTGGTGAAAGTGCCAGCATCCTCATGACTGTCCTCATCAGCATCTTCCGCTACCAGAAGCTGAGAGATGCCGACAAGAGGGTCAGCCTGCCAATCTATCTGGATAGCATCAGGTCAGCCTTGATGATGATTGGCATTTGCGTGATGCTCTCCACGCTACTGTGCATCCCCACTCTTGTCATTAGGTTTCCAGGACCTGAAGAAAACATCACTCGAAAAGGTGGCTGCCCTCCAGACTTTTTCCAATGCAGTACATTTTTTTGTCCTATATTCAACCGCTTTTACAAGTACCTGTTCCTTGTGTCATGCAACATGGTGCCTCTGATCATCGTTACAGTCAGCAGCTGGCTCATCATCACAGTGCTTCTGAAACAGAGGAAGACTGTGACAACAGTTGTGAGCGTGAGCGGGAGTGGGTCTAACCAGTACAGCAGAAGGAGCAAAGGTCCAAGGCTCCATCGTAGCACGATAGCTGTACTGGGAGCTATGGCATTGTTTCAAATCGACTGGACTCTCTATCTGATCTTCCAGCTGACTCTTAGCCCCACCAAGTTTCCTTTTTGGGCTGAAATGGAGTTCTTTATCTCAACTTCTTATACAGCCATCAGTCCGTATGTGTACGGGATCGGGAATAAC encodes:
- the ora6 gene encoding gonadotropin-releasing hormone receptor translates to MVFVIIDLLILRVIVSCIGVIGNSVLILSTFQTKFSRIKSFELFLLALASVNLEELLIVNIYDLLIFQTSIVKSGTWMCRTFKFLTMFGESASILMTVLISIFRYQKLRDADKRVSLPIYLDSIRSALMMIGICVMLSTLLCIPTLVIRFPGPEENITRKGGCPPDFFQCSTFFCPIFNRFYKYLFLVSCNMVPLIIVTVSSWLIITVLLKQRKTVTTVVSVSGSGSNQYSRRSKGPRLHRSTIAVLGAMALFQIDWTLYLIFQLTLSPTKFPFWAEMEFFISTSYTAISPYVYGIGNNLFSLKNIIKK